A segment of the Lycium barbarum isolate Lr01 chromosome 7, ASM1917538v2, whole genome shotgun sequence genome:
tattaatgtacacgaaacaatacaaaaatgtaagttgtattaagagtgtataaataatataaaataaagaatggactagtatttttgacctaaacgtcaaaagtgtgaatttatttaacaaagtatttatactgAGTCAATTTAATACAGTTATGAAAGTATtaacggcctaagtcttgcctaaagcgaataacaattttaagtttaacaaacaaggcgacaagtaaataaatatatcaacccatcattccaaaaataaagtttccaatatacgatgagtttatgttttgtacagttataaaaaaaaatgcggaaaataaatacaaacagtgatttgATGAAGTCTTCGGATTCCTTCTGAGTGTCGTCTTCGaatgtatctccgggtacctgtataaataCTTAGTAAAAGTTAgtattagtaagagaataaataactatctaatgaattaaagaaatgataaataaacttaaaataaaaacccgtcttttgtacatatGAGACCTTGGAAATcaacggaaatttcttcatcggtcatttgggtttagtattcgcccaaatgaatttaaCTAAATGCGATAAAAAAGTTAACAGTACCATTGGccgccaaaagtattttttttttcaggcACAAAGCCAACATTTATttagtaaaaaaaatataaaatcagTCTGAATGCAACATAACAGGGATGAATGTAGTACAAAATCAATAGCAAATTAGCTATAGCTAAATTACAACAGCAGCAATAACTAAAAAATGAACTCGCAGAATACGCCCGATAAATGCAAAGACAACGCCAATGATTTTCTGAAACAGTTAAGGCAACACAAAATTATTAAAGGCAATAATAAACATAGCAATGGTTCAATGTAACAACCGCAGGGTTGGCAAACGTAGTAAAAAAAACGGGGCAGCCATGGTCGTCGGAAAAAAAACCAGTAGGAATAAGCTTTAAGTACCAGGCTAAAAGAATGAAGTCGATGTTGTGGGCTCTTAGAGAACCCACAAGATCCTCCTCTGATAAACCCTCGGATGAATTCTTTGCTTTAGGAAACAAAATAACAGGGATGCCTTGCTCCCTTGCATACTTAGCACCTCCACAATCATGTTTATTAGTAACTAAAACAGCTACCTCTCCATGAACAATCCCTTCAAGTGTAGCTTCATAAATTGACTTGAAATTTGAACCACCACCAGATACAAAAACTGCCAATTTCTTCTTTTTAAGTTCTTTATTCACTGTAATAACTTCTTTTTCCATTCTTTGCAAACAATTAGTACACTGTAAAATtttaggagaaaaagaaaaatgggGTTTCAAGAAAGAGCCTTTAAGGGTAAGATTATTATTTAATGGTTTGTGTAAAACATGAAAGAATGGGTTTTTTGGGATTTGAATTGGTGAAGTGGTGGGTGTGCTGAAGGAAAGTTTAAAAGATAAATTTTGAACTTCCATTGAAATTTGCACTATTTGAGTTGGCGGTGAACGGCGGCGGGAAGTGGTGGTGCGGCCAAGGTAGTAAAGGAGAGGGTATTTTTTATTAAGTTTAGAAAAGGAGAGGGCAAAATCTGAAAATTGTATTGTGTTGTGTGCGAAAACGATGTCAAATAAAATTAAACCCCCCaactttttttataaaataaagtgGCCGATtttattgtccaaaaaatataaGAGTGCACCCTTTTGTCTCCTTTACAACTTTTAACTAATGTGTAAAGATACATtaaccaatggatcaagaactcaactcatcacctcaaatgtcaacttttaaaaaggtgacgagatcttgacttgatcgaattcttaATCTGTGTTTAagaattaattgctccgattttcttTGCACTGTCggattgtactaaaatatagttaattaatacatgtataaataataacgtaagtataaaaaTATAAGTATTAATGTTCAAGATATGAAAAATGTATCGTTATAAAATTAAGAagcaattattaattgcacaaaaatggtagtatcATGCTGTGcatgtgcaaaataatggttcttggaaaatgacaataaattgataaaattcctaaaataaggataatcatcaataaattgtcaaaaatgtaaaaatgtgtaaaaaatgtatttcgtgctcttaaCGAATCAAGGTCTCCCAAaatgttaattttaagcacgcCGAGCCAAAATTAAGTGTCAACAGCTTGTTCCTCTTCATTATATAAAATTTCtaacaagaaaaataaagaattgctctcttctctctttgtcTATAATATTGTTCttgcttgctttattattttataatagatTTCAATGATACATAAGCAAAGAATTTTTCTGGAATTCTTAAATTCCATCATAACATATTGGACAGAGCAACAGGCCCATGTCCACTTGGGCCTGATATATCTGATTTTTAAGTTAATAATGAGTtctgttgtgaacttgaagttcccacatcgctcgcacacgggattgtgtgcgtgcttataagctgggcctgaagcctttacttgtatacgcgttTGAAAACTGTGAGGGGGCCAGAAGttccccaaagcggacagtttatacaagtgagctatggtgcctggtggccctcctccttcgtatacgcgttttaaagccgtgaggtgcgccaaagcggacaatatgtacaagcagtttataacacgttatcagcacgatgc
Coding sequences within it:
- the LOC132602029 gene encoding phosphoribosylglycinamide formyltransferase, chloroplastic-like encodes the protein MEVQNLSFKLSFSTPTTSPIQIPKNPFFHVLHKPLNNNLTLKGSFLKPHFSFSPKILQCTNCLQRMEKEVITVNKELKKKKLAVFVSGGGSNFKSIYEATLEGIVHGEVAVLVTNKHDCGGAKYAREQGIPVILFPKAKNSSEGLSEEDLVGSLRAHNIDFILLAWYLKLIPTGFFSDDHGCPVFFTTFANPAVVTLNHCYVYYCL